The following coding sequences are from one Arachis hypogaea cultivar Tifrunner chromosome 7, arahy.Tifrunner.gnm2.J5K5, whole genome shotgun sequence window:
- the LOC112701465 gene encoding uncharacterized protein, whose translation MFTATNIVLNNIIEDGTTYAQRGEAYGVSKILLSFEFVFTLHLMKEIMGITNVLCQALQQQSQDILNAMHIVSTSKLLLQQLRDGGWCNFLANVKDFCEKHEIEVPNMSAQYVFGRGRSRQPSVTVEHHYRIDVFLATIDSQIQELNSRFNEQTIELLTLSCALDPKDNFKSFNIEEISKLAEKFYPIDFPSNELNIFKFQLQHYQHDIPNHLKGIGTLSELCNKLQETGKSRTYHMVDRLIRLVLTLPVSTATTERAFSAMKIVKTRLRKKNVE comes from the exons ATGTTTACTGCTACCAACATTGTTCTCAATAATATCATTGAAGACGGGACAACTTATGCACAAAGAGGTGAGGCTTATggtgttagtaaaatattattgtcatttgaatttgttttcacTTTGCACTTGATGAAAGAGATTATGGGAATCACTAATGTTCTTTGCCAAGCACTGCAACAACAATCTCAAGATATTCTTAATGCAATGCATATTGTTTCTACATCAAAGTTACTTCTTCAACAATTAAGAGATGGTGGATGGTGCAATTTTCTTGCAAATGTTAAAGATTTTTGTGAAAAGCACGAAATTGAAGTCCCTAATATGAGTGCACAATATGtttttggaagaggtcgatctcgTCAACCAAGTGTGACAGTTGAGCATCATTATCGAATAGATGTATTCTTGGCAACAATTGACTCTCAAATACAAGAGTTGAATAGCAGATTTAATGAGCAAACAATAGAGCTTTTGACTTTGAGTTGTGCCTTGGATCCTAAGGACAATTTCAAATCATTTAATATTGAAGAAATTAGCAAATTAGCAGAGAAGTTTTATCCCATTGACTTTCCTTCTAATGAgctaaatattttcaaatttcagTTGCAACATTATCAGCATGATATACCAAATCATTTGAAAGGCATTGGTACACTTTCTGAATTGTGCAACAAGTTGCAAGAAAcaggaaaatcaagaacttatcaCATGGTTGATAGATTAATACGTCTTGTTTTGACTCTACCAGTGTCTACAGCAACAACAGAAAGAGCTTTTTCAGCAATGAAAATTGTTAAGACAAGACTCCGAA aaaaaaacgtcGAATAG